In Sphaeramia orbicularis chromosome 5, fSphaOr1.1, whole genome shotgun sequence, the genomic stretch AAGTGAAAGAAgacaaaatttcattttgtttatttgtaattaGTGAAATAAAACCGCTGTATTGTCAAAGTAGGAGGGCTTTATACAGACTGTTGGGATTTATGCACATTCATTTTGTTCCCTTTTAAGTGTATGAAATGGAGGCGCTGCCTGTGTTTTCAGTAGCACTACCTTTTTATAGAACAAGGCCACAGTCAAATTGACTGCATAGTTCATTTTCCTTTTATTCCTTCAGGAAGAAAGAGCCTTCAGAGTTAATATTCATTTCTCCAAAGCATTAACCCTTTATGAGCTCATACGGGGTGAATTACTTTGTCAAGTCTATTCCAGTGATTAGCCGctgcatccattttttttttttaccactacaGGCTGCACTGAATATATTGAAGATGCTCTCAGAGTTGGACCAACAGTCAAACGAAAGAACAGGAAATGGACCAGTCTCTGGGTAAGTTTTCCTGTCTGTTTTCTTTAAACTGTGTTTTTACAGGGTTTATTACTTATATAACAGATTTAGTCAGCGTCCCTGAGCAGGCTCTTAACCAATTACCCAAGTACATACTTGAGAAAAACAACCCCTTTTTCTTAGCTCAAATAACACTATACTTTGATAGAGCTGTTGCTTAGAGACCAAAGCCAGATGCCTTTTCACCCCAGAATGCTGCACATACTCAGAAGATGTGTTCAATTGTGTGCATGTTAAACACAGATGATTTCAGATTATATCAATGCAGCCTTTGACTAGTAATAATAGGAGctgataattttttttacttcttttctaTTAGGTGTGGGAAGCAGGAAATTGAAGGTGACTTGCAAGTTAAACAGGCTAACTCAAGCACATTGGCACACACCTTGGATGGCACTGTTTAGATGATCAGGTTTGGTTGTCTGTAAAAGCACTAGAGAAAACTTCGACACTGTGTTCTTAGTCCATTTTTAGACGGCTACAGGAAGCTTTGGGTGCTGTAAGTTCTGAATCATCACTTTTCATATTAGTTGTTCCAAAATGTCCACAGTTAAACAAGATTGATAGAAAAACAGTTTCTTCTCCTTGATGTTGTTTAATTGTACgcattatttatttgtatgttgcTTTGTAGAAAAAGTTGCTGCATCCTAGTCAATGAGTCGGTCTTCTACTTGGTGAAAATAAATGAAGCGAACTGTGAACTCTTGTTTTGCCTAGAACCTCTCTGTGAGACCTGCTAATtcctgtttttaagtgttttatgttttatcCCACGCTGAGAtagtcaatttaaaaaaaaaaaaaagatcttgttaGCGATTCTACCACATCTTTGCCTAGGGTGCAGCTTGCGGACCTTTGTTGATTTTCCTAGAGTGCTTTATATCAACAACCACAAGTCAAGTGTTATCTGCATTACCATGTAGGTCTGGGAAGATTCTGTGACTAAATGTAGTTTGTGATTTAATGTTGTCTCTGCTGTGTGCAGCAGGGCCGTGTCCCTGTTGCATCAGTCTCCCTGACACTCCCTTTGCCTCCCTAATGTCAGCCTCCCTTCTCTCTCCTCACATGGTAATAAAATGTCAGTGCTGTTAGGCACAAAACAGAGGCTcgtgttgttgtctttgtcttcatctgCTAATGCCATAACATGAAAAGGTTTAGCTTTGTGGACCATTATGATTTCAGTGTGATGCATTTAAATCCAAAATCCTGATATTTTGACATGCAGTTTATTTTACTATGCACCTGAACAGTTATTTTCACCAGATTTGCCCTGTATGTTATAATGATGTGACTGAAAAAACGTAAATTGTGAAAACTGATTAGTGTAACACAATGTGAATGTTAAGTTAAATATATGATTTGATTTTACTCCAGTGCCATTAATTGTGCAAGGTATAATACTTATTTTCTACTAAAATGTGTCACTATTATCACCTCTgctctttcacaaaaatgtgttcagtgttgACATGTTATGAATTACATTAGCATCTGATGTAATAATCTCTAAGACCGAGGGAGAAAGTATTGACCAAACTCAAACTCCAAGACTCAAATGGGGGAAATactactaaaacaaaaaaattgtcatAAACTATTTTTTTGCAATACGCTCGCCCTGTGGATTTTACTCAAAGTGCTTTCACAATGTAAGGGCATTACCACACAAAGAACAGCTCAAAGTTgctaaaatcattttattttatgtaaacaTAATACAGCATGGCATTGGTAGACACAATATTAAAGACATCTTCATTCCCATTTAGGCCAGACAAGGATTCAATTAATGTTGAAGATGGTGACGACATTTCTACGGGTCTTTAAACTTCATCTGAGCatttctgaaatgtttaatagcaCCGATGACGGCTTGGCTGAGGCGTCATCTGGTATTTCAGAATGGTCACCCTGAAAATCTGAAGTCCCATGAGTCTGACTTGTTTTTCCTTCCTCATGTAATTGAAATCCTGGCTGGAGCTCACAACATAAgcagtgttttttttcatatacatTAAACCCTTTTGAATGACACTTGATTAAAATTTATAGGTTGGTATTCCTGAAGTTGCTTCGTTGAACTTGAGTATAACTATTCGACCTTTATGAGAGCATTGGATGCCTGTTTCTTCATTGTGTCAATGAAGGGGTACATGCACTTGTCAGACCCCATGAAACGATAAGCAACTACATTGGATTCCCATGGCAACAAcctgaataaacacaaaaataagaaaaatcagctgttttccaGTCACTTCTAGACTTTAATATAGAGTGAGGGTGTGCAATTGTACTCACGCTCTGAAAAGGAAAGGCAGGTATGTAAGGCGGGGGATGCACACTAGTGGCTGGTCTATCAGGATGGCGTTCATGGCTTGTTCCACACAGTACTGGGGCTCCAGTGGTGGCAGAAACAGTTCTACTTCCTCCCTATTAGGGGCACCAAAGGGCAAACGATATGTCACTAAGGAATTACAGCCTGCTTAAAAAAACATGCAGCCGGTTTGACAGAACACCTGCCTGTCCCTGAGCTGAATTTGTATAGTCTGAGTGGAAGCTGCAGCAAATGTAGGGGATGATGCACAGGGGTGTCGCCAGGGATTCAGGACCCCATGAAAAAAAAGATCACTTCCATTCCCTAAATAAAACCTTAGAAATATAACACTCTGCAGGCATGGATCATTGATGAGAAAGGTGCAAGCCATCTTACAGTTTAataaaaatttttaatgattttttccaGTATTAGATTTTACAAAGGTATATATGAAGTATATATAAAGGTATATAtttttacaaatacaaataaaatatagttttagGTTTTGGATGGAAATATGCAAGCTAGAAGCTCTGGCACCTGGACCAAACCATATTATGAAATAAAGAGGAGGGAGACACAGAGGCTAactagattatttatttatttatttacgaaAAACAAAACTAATCCAAAGAGCAAATACTGTGTGTTTATTAGTGCCTTGTGAAGCAAACATCCTTTTATAGTGATAGGTTAATAATTTTCTTTAAAATTTACTAATGTACTATTTTTTAGGGCCCCTGTCAGTCATGAGCCCTTAAAATCCCCCTTACAGCGCACTTTATGATTTAACTATGAACAGAATCCGTTATTAGCATTAAAATTAGGAATGAAGACATACGTCATACCATGTGACATATCTGGGAGGCTGtgccattttgaacttacaaaTGATCGGTTGCTATGGGCAGCAGCATAGTTCAGACGTGCAGGAAAGAGCTGTTTaacatttaaggaaaaaaatggatAAGGCGGCGGCAAAAGGAGGGGGTCCCTATCTGGAGAAGCTCAACACCACTGCTAAGCACAGGTATTTGGAGAAGATCAGAGATATGAAGGATATAGACCACTACGAGCTACTGGTGTTCGACTGGTGCAGGGATCTGGACTCTGCCACCCTGTACCTACATGCAGTTACTTAACTATCTTGTTTTCGGCATAAGTTACTACACAGTGGAAGAATTCAAAAGCTTTAAGTCCTTTGACAGATATGGACAGTTTTGCTGTGGCTGGTTCAAGGTTTGGAGATGTACAagcctgatgactgtgaaaacactgtggtgCTGTCAAAGGCCAGCCCGTGGATAGTTCAATGTTTATGTGTTGTATTCAAGGGGGTAGTAATGGTGAAATACTAGTATCATTGTTTTATAGTCAATAGAAagcatcttttatgtttttgtttcctcTCTACATTCTTGTTCCATCTGTGAAGTGACTGGGGTTGGATTCTAGTTTAGTGATGGTCTGGTTAGTGTGTGGGTAAGTGTAAATGTATTAAACTAGTCAGAAACCCAAAATAACATACCCCCGGGTTTCTACATCTGCTGTGTCAATCACTGGAGTAACTGGAACAGTTTTTAATGCAGCAGTGTGTCCCAGGCATCTTTGATCGGGCAGATTttacaatttacaaaaacaatgaatGCACTGCTATGGGACTGTTGGCGCCTGTAAGTTTAAAATGGCGAAATGGGGAGGGGACGCTGGTCGTTGAGAAGATGATGAAACGACTGCATCCAACAATGTTATTTTGTGACACAAATGAAATGCAAGCATTCAGATGTAGAACATACCGGATTTTGCAGCCTTCAAACATGCCTGTATCCACGATATACGGACACACCAGAGTAGTCTTCACACCTTCAACCTGCTCAGCCAGCAGCTCATGGGCCAAAGACTCATGGAAACCCACTGCAGCAAACTTACTGGCACAGTAATCCTAAAgccaatataaaaaagaaaaaaaaccacacaatgGCTTGTAATATGAATGAATTATGAGTCTATAAATGTCAGTGAGTCACTCAGGCTGCTGTGATTAGGATATACATTTAAAAGAGCCACTTAATTTGCAGCTGTAAGTGGAGAAAAGTATGAGAAACAGTAAAGCTGTTGTATCTTAGTGCTGTAGTGACATCCTTGTCCTGTTAACTTCACCTCAACACAAGCTGTGCTGAAGAGGCCGAGGACGCTGGCGATTGTCACAATGTGTCCATGGTCCTGGGCTTTCATCTGGGGAAGGAAGGCCTTCActgtctgaaacacacacatgtacagaacaaTACCTCAGCAGCTATGAGGAAACACACTGTGAAGTTCATATGACCTGTGACTTAAATGTTGCTCAATGTAAAGGAAGCTTATGCTACAAGTGGCTTCATATTAAGAGGATTGTTGTGGGACTCCTATAGAGCAGAGTGAAGGAGATCAAGCTACTAATGCAACACTTGCACAATAACCTACTATGTAGATCACTGATGATGAAGATTAAGCACTAAGAATTTAAAGGTTTCAATTGTATATAGGAAAAGTGAGTCAATACCGTGTAACAGACCTTTAAAATGAAGCATTAATTGATGACCAAAGTGGACTACACTATCAGAGCAATTTATGTCTCTGCAGTTTTATTTCTACTTCACCTTCAGACTTCCATGAGTTCACTTTATATAAagttgtggaaaaattattaaaccacccttgttttcttcagtttcttgttcattttaatgcctggtacaactaaaggtacatttgtttggacaaaaataatgttaacaacaaaaaattgctgataagagtttaatttcagagctgatatctacccattttccatgttttcttgacaataaccaaaatcacttcagttcttacatcaaaatctatggcattgtactgacaaaaacagtgcttttaggcattccatgttttcttttctgtctattttagtcccatgatacacacaggagttagtacttgattgcataaccattgtttttgatgacgtttgatggtctaataatttttttccacgactgtacatagCAACAAAGTACTTATGTACTTCTATAACCAAAAATAGAACaaggtgtgtttttgtgaaagaGCAATTCCTCAAAACATTTACAAGTGACAGGCATTCTACAAAATTTGCACTAGTCATGTTTGAAATGTCATTAGTTTTATAGACCAGTGGATTAAGAGTTCTCACCCAGAACAGAGCATGACAGTTGACTTTCATGGTCCTCTCCACCATCTCATCTGGACAGTCTAGCATGCGTTCTCCAGCCACCACTCCAGCGTTGTTCACCAGTATTGTAACATCCCGGCCCAAGTCCTTCCGTACAAGGTCTGCATTGCGATAAACATCTTCCTTGTTGGTCACATCCACTGTGTATGTGGACGCCTTTCCCCCCATCTCACGCACCAGCTTGGCTGTCTGCTCATTGGAACTGCTGTTGATGTCCCACAGCACCACCTCCGCCCCTTGTTTGGTGAACTCCTGTGCAAACAGTCGACCCAGGCCACCACCTGCACCTGTGATCAGCACCAGTTCACCATCGATAGGTTTAGTACGAGGGCGCATGACAATCCGCACAGAATTGCGCAAGATGAAGTAAATCACATCCAGAATCATCATCTGGAGGTCCATTAAAAAGATCATGTTACCTAATTTCTACTGTTTAATCTAAATGTGAGAAAATGCCTTGTTGGCCTGTATAGTGGAATAGACTAAACACTTCTGTAAAGGTGTGTTTCCTACTGACTACGTGTTAAACAGTGATGCAGAGGATGCAGACAGCCAAGCTGGTGTTTCCCTCCCTCTGTGGCTCTCAGCCTCTGTCCTGGGTTTATTTAAACACTCTCTTCTCGGATTAGGGAAAATACTTTGAGCTCATAAGAAAGCTACTTTTGTTGTAAGAATGTATGCATTTTCACCATTACTGAGCGAAATAACCTGTAGACAGAATTAGAGGGCAAAGATTCTTTTAGACTTTGTGAGATAATTATAGTTCGCTGTGTTCAGGAGTGCATGTATgacaataaacataaaacatgTCACTAAATCTCTCCTGTTGCATGTATGTATTTACAGCTTGTGAGTGCAATGTATGCTTCAAGTATGTCTGTAATAGTGAGGACAGATGAGGGGATAAAAGGCCTACAGTATGTAGTGGTGAAGAGATTATCAGTATGACTCACTCTTTGTATTGATTAATATTGATCAAAATTAATCAATACACTGTAACAATGTGTTGCTTTGAGAATCAATACTCACACAAGCAGGATCaacatgaaaaacactgtttatgtTTGTGAAATGTATAAGGTTATGATACAATTATGTAAAAGCATTAGAAATGCTAGTGTCTGAACAGGAATCAACCTGTTAATAGTATATGTGCTTTTATTATGGTATATTCAGAATATAAGTGTTGGGTAGTGGTTCTGAGGTCAGCACTGATACCTCCTTACACTAAAATAACAAGGTTTGATCACTTCTACATCTACCCTCTTGCAGCGAGAGCCTGAATAATTATGAATGTAAGGAGATTACATATGTGTAAATCTCTGCATAGTTACTCATAGGCTGCTTGTTCTATATCACGTTTTTGTTTTCTAGGTGAACACTGTTGGCCTTGTTTTCCCAGCATGTGAGCTGCATTTAAAGGACcatgttttggtttatttttatgAATAATTTATTATTAACTTTTCCCAAAAATATTGCATAGTGCTTTCCAGTGGACTGTCCTGCCTTTTAGGACGTCAGATGTTGACCTGTCTCCATCTCCTCCAACTCACCGGGCTGTGAATGCTGTGAGTTGCAGATTTTTAACATGCACTTCATGACCACTCAGAAAACAAAAAGTTCTACAATGGTGATATAGTTTATTCTTCCAGCACAAGTTTTTTTAACACCATGAGATGAATGCAGACCGGTAGCTGCTTGGATCAAAGGCAGGAGTGGATACAAAGAAAAAAGTGGAGTAAACTTGATCTTTATGTAACACTAACTATTTGTTTGACCTTTTTGTCTTATAATATGATAATATTCCCTTCttttaaatgcaaaatataagAACTAGATCAAGGCTATGAGAGTGAGTTTGGATTAAATGCTGCCAAGTATTTTGCAGCACCGTGACTCTGTTGAGCAACACACAAGCAGCAAACATCACATCAAAGTGAGAGCTTTTAATCTACTGGTATTACTTCAGCACTGGCATGTAGATCAAGTAATGCCGATCCAGTGGGTTCCATTACCTGTTAGTTCTCCATTTGGATATacaccagaaaaataaatattttctttaAACTGGTTGCTGCTCAGTGGAAGCCATTTAATTCAAGGTGGTCTGTGTCTTTGTAAAACAGCAAGAATGGattttgggtgcttctatgaaactgggttaatttcagtacctggcactttgccagctttttagacccaataataaaagagaaatttagatatatttccccccaggatgcacCTAATGGTGccctcagataaatgccaaaaaaaaaaaaaaaaaaaatatatatatatatatatatatatatatatatatatatatatatatactcttgctttgagccatcccaaaatttatgatttttaaataaaatattgggaccaaaaataggaccaaaattgggacaggaaaaactacctaggtgtatttgatctggaaaacatggcttgaactggtcttatatactgttagaaataaagacactgtgttagaTTTAAGGATCCTACTGGTTTTTCTTAtctagacatgcaggtttttcacatATCAGTCTCACTCcatgttttgtgtgtaacccatcgtgtccactggcgttacatgcagaacctgcccagtttaacacaaatatgtgtttatatgggcaggttccacaggtgattttgcaacagcagtcatttttgtgaaacactctgccttgcatatttactttgattcccaaaatgtacctgtgagagaataaaaagatattccaaaaaatagtggTGAATAATTTTTGTGTGTCCTTTTTAtcctgttacatgcagattttttttataaaaataatataaaaatgtgttttatctgaaaaaatatttttttaaaaaatatactcAAAGTGTGTCCAAACTtgcctcataacattagtctacatctggtttgaatttttagcccctctctcctgtttttagggaccagtttcatataAACACCCTTTTCAGTTTCTCATTGCATAATTCTGATGACTCAGGTGCAAACAGCAGCCACAACTACAACAGTTTTTAGCATTTTCATTTTGCTCTGAGGTGTGGTTTTTGCAAATTAaggtgttattgtaaaaaaaaaaaaaaaaaaaaaaaatatatatatatatatatatatatatatatatatatatatatatatatatactctgcTCCAAAAAATATCTGATAAAAAACTGGTAGATAAGTAGAACAGGAAAGACTTCTGTATCCAGTTCCAGTCCTGTACAAGAGCCATCCACACACTCATCATGAtgcttttcatttttattttaaacatttatcatCCAGTTCTACGGGGTTATTGTGTTTCATTTCTCTTTCTGCTTCCTCTTTCTCCATCCCTGTTCACTCTCAGTAGCTGCTGATGTGACTTGGAGTTTGGGGCCTGCACTGTCCACATTGTTGTTCTTTTTGCATGAATAACCTCAGCCATAGTAGTTTCAATAATCCACTCTTTTCACATGTTGAGGCACACATGGCTGGGGAAACTGGCTCTGAGAGGCCATGAAAGGAGAACTTTTATTTAAACTCTTTGGCTAGAAGTGATAGACTTGTAAACCCATAACAGTGTTTTATTGGTATCTTTTATGTAGTTCAATAAAGTTTTTATTGCATCCTAAATACAGTACTAAACATAATGTCATGCAATTGTTGAAAAGTAGGAGTCTATATCttgctattttattattttcactaCACAGCATCTACTTAGTAGTGCTGTCTTTATCGTGCAATAGTGAATCTTTGCTGTTTTACTATTCAGTGAATTTAAAGATACTCCAGGGAAGGCTTATACTATAGGTGGGTCAATAAGGAGTGAAAACTCTGCAGGAGGAGATGCTCTTTTTGTGCTTAATACATTGAGCAAGGCTACTATCTTAAAATGTCTGTTGGTGTAATTAAAGCTAAACCtgtgaaaatgaatgattatattatttattcacaCAGGTTTCTTGTTCTTTGGTTCTTGTACGTAATAGTGAACTGTTCCTTTAAGAGAGCTGCCTCAGGAATAACACAAGCCCTCTGGTCCAATGCTTCTACCACTGAAGTTTAGAGCTGACCTCCCTCATGTCTACAAGTTAATTCTCAGACCAGTCTCAATGTTGTTGatgaatttagacatatttgaaggATTTCCACCGAGTGGGATTTGATTGTTTTCTTAGATTAACTGCTGGGATTCCTGCTGCAGACACAGATCTGTCTACTGACAAAGTTTCAGTCAGTTCTGATGACAATGTGGAGCAGCAGCTCTGTCACTTTGGTCTGTGTTGGGCATGTTTTATTCCTCGTCGGTCTTTGCCAGGGAGGATGTCGTGATGCTGGGCTGTGCTGCAAAGGTCGGGATCCATCATGCATCAGTAAAGGATGGAGATCTGATCGATCATATGGCACCTGCTACTGTGACCAAGCCTGCGTCTCCACCCTGGACTGCTGCCATGATTATGAGACAGCCTGCCCAGGTTTGTTTCATGACAGTCATAATATCCACATTAAAGGATTTACTGAAGTTTTTTTTCCAACTGTTGCTGCTTTTTTTACCTACcagagtaaaacagaaaaaaaaacaaaactctcacTCCTTCATAAAAGGTCTGGTAACTTTAAAAAGTCCTTCCAAAACTTGAATGGGATAATGAGATTCTCCAGGCAGAAGGCCTTGGGTTTGATCATTCCTCAAAGATGTATTCAATCTGTTTTAATCAccttaaattgatttttttccctAACCAACATCTGACCTCTGACATAAATGCAGTGAATCATTCATGCGTGGTCTACATACAGCTTGACTAAAAAGTCAATTAAATCTGCAGACAGCTTTGCAAAATAAAGCACTGAAGATGCATTTTCTGTACAAAAGGCTCTATTTAAATCGTTTCCTTTCACATCAAAGAAATTCTCTGTTGCTGGATTTGCTTTATCCTCAGCTGTATGTGCTTGGTTCTTTGTGTCCCAGCGGTGTCTTGTGTGGTCAGTGAGTGGACACAGTGGTCAGGCTGTGCTCAGCCATGCCGGGCCACGGTACGAAGGCGGAGCAGAACAATTCTGCAGGAACCTGTGAATGCAGGTAAACCCTGTCCACATCTGGAGGAGCAAGCCGGCTGTGCAGAGTACTGGACCGAAAAAGGACACTGTCACAACTCACTTGGTGAGAAAAGAAACACATATCCACTAAATCCTCTCAAACACAATGTATTTCCAGACAATTATTAAGAGACTCGCTGTTCAAGAATGTTAAtattcctgtgtttttattcactTGCTTTATTTTAAAAAGCCACATCACTTGAAAACCTTTTTCCATCATCCAGCCTTTTGAAACGTTTAaagaaatgtaatgtaatataaggTGGTATGTAATGCTCTTATCATTAATGCTCCCTCTGCAGTGCCAGCACTTATTACCACCAGTGGCTATGGCAACGCCAGGAAGAAAAGAAACCTCCCTGAGAGCAATGATGTGATAGGGTAACACATCCAGACAGTCCACAAAAAAATGACATATTGCTTTGCAGTTATTCTCCACTGCCATTTTGTACCTAGAGACTGAATTGGTTTGTCCATGCGTgaatgttcatatgtgttcagccATATACTATTTATACTGTCATGGCGTTAAAGTGCATATAAAGTTCTGGAAAATTAATGTGAGTCAATTTCATGTCTCCTACACATATGGAAAATAGGTACTGTGTCCAGTTTCAGCTGACCTCTTTGACTAAAGAGTGCCAGCAGAGCGTGGGCCCACACACCCGGTGGATGCAGTACCTGAGGGAGGGGCACCATGTGTGTGTTGAATGCCAGCCGCCTGCTCTTGCTGCTGGGCAGAAACACTGCACTGGAGATGGAGACAAGAACTATGACAACAGTGAGGACAGGTAAGAACAGAACGAACAGAGAATGTGGATCATTGCGGCAGAACAGTGTTAAAAACTGTGAAATTACTGTTCACTGCTTTAGTTTTCCtctacattttttgtttgttttacagtagTGAAATAAAAGATATTTTTGATAGTTATACATTTCCGGAATTTTATACAGCTTCATAATTTTATCTCTTGACTCTGGAAGACTAAACTCGAGAAGTGTTACTGACATAAAGAGGATGATAAGGTGTGTGGATGTAAAAACCCCGACAGGGTTTATTCAGCTGTAAAATGAGTTCAGTTAATTTAGCTgacatgtaaattaaaaaaagaatatcAATCAGCACCTACACTAATGTGACAATGAACTCAATCTCACCAACTTGCAGATCATCCAGGTgttgaaacaaaaataaatgtaaaagagACAATAATAGAACCTGATAAAAGATGCAGCATTTACTTACCAAATATCcaaatgttaaaacaaaacatacaaaaaggatgcatttgaaagtgcagattcatgtatttttattttttttagagagCATCTTGTATGAAGAAGACTCTGGATTCAGACCAAAACCTAGCATGTATTTAcagttatttttacagttgtgtttatCGGCGCTACACCCATGTCTGTTTTCCGAGAAGTAACAGGTGGATTAAAAATAGCAGACAGATCTGATAGAGAACTTTGTGTCCGACACTTTAGTTTTCAAAGTGACATTAGTTtagatttttgttctttttgaatATAAATAGATTAATGTTCAGCACTTTTAGCACTATTAAAAGGAGTTCCGCAAGATTCAGTACTGGGTCCTGGTTTGTTCATCATCTatatcagggttgtcaaactcattttagttcgggggccacattcagcccaatttgatctcaagtgggccggaccagtaaaataataacagtaaaaaaagtaaaattctattatgatcaggtttacgtctggaaagtttccttcaaaatctgaataacatgaacaacttgaattgtcttaagaaaaacaagtgcaattttaacaatattctgcctcggtttatcagtttgtcattt encodes the following:
- the rdh20 gene encoding retinol dehydrogenase 10 produces the protein MIFLMDLQMMILDVIYFILRNSVRIVMRPRTKPIDGELVLITGAGGGLGRLFAQEFTKQGAEVVLWDINSSSNEQTAKLVREMGGKASTYTVDVTNKEDVYRNADLVRKDLGRDVTILVNNAGVVAGERMLDCPDEMVERTMKVNCHALFWTVKAFLPQMKAQDHGHIVTIASVLGLFSTACVEDYCASKFAAVGFHESLAHELLAEQVEGVKTTLVCPYIVDTGMFEGCKIREEVELFLPPLEPQYCVEQAMNAILIDQPLVCIPRLTYLPFLFRALLPWESNVVAYRFMGSDKCMYPFIDTMKKQASNALIKVE
- the LOC115419698 gene encoding somatomedin-B and thrombospondin type-1 domain-containing protein; this encodes MTMWSSSSVTLVCVGHVLFLVGLCQGGCRDAGLCCKGRDPSCISKGWRSDRSYGTCYCDQACVSTLDCCHDYETACPAVSCVVSEWTQWSGCAQPCRATVRRRSRTILQEPVNAGKPCPHLEEQAGCAEYWTEKGHCHNSLVPALITTSGYGNARKKRNLPESNDVIGYCVQFQLTSLTKECQQSVGPHTRWMQYLREGHHVCVECQPPALAAGQKHCTGDGDKNYDNSEDRRQSLQWQAVGNPRCRGVWRRVERLESCSCPTAHSFLFI